One genomic window of Undibacterium cyanobacteriorum includes the following:
- the atpG gene encoding F0F1 ATP synthase subunit gamma: protein MAAGKEIRGKIKSVENTKKITKAMEMVAASKMRKAQDRMRAARPYSDKIRNIAANLSQANPEYTHPFMVQQDQAKKIGLIVVTTDKGLCGGLNTNVLRLVTNKMRELEGKGLKIEAVAIGNKGLGFLNRVGGKVVSHAVQLGDTPHLDKLIGPVKVLLDAYQEGELDAVYLCYTKFINTMKQEPVLEQLLPLTSDKLEADKSSHAWDYLYEPDAATVIDELLVRYVEALIYQAVAENMASEQSARMVAMKAASDNAGNVIAELKLVYNKTRQAAITKELSEIVAGAAAV from the coding sequence ATGGCTGCAGGTAAAGAGATACGTGGCAAGATCAAGAGCGTAGAGAATACGAAGAAGATCACTAAGGCGATGGAAATGGTTGCCGCTTCTAAAATGCGCAAAGCGCAGGACAGAATGCGTGCTGCTCGTCCCTACAGTGACAAGATTCGTAATATCGCAGCTAACTTGTCACAAGCCAACCCAGAGTACACGCATCCTTTCATGGTTCAACAAGATCAAGCCAAGAAGATTGGCTTGATCGTGGTAACGACAGACAAAGGCTTGTGCGGTGGTTTGAACACCAACGTCTTGCGTCTTGTTACTAACAAAATGCGTGAACTCGAAGGTAAGGGTTTAAAAATTGAAGCGGTCGCGATTGGTAATAAAGGTCTCGGCTTCCTGAATCGTGTAGGTGGAAAAGTGGTATCGCACGCAGTGCAATTGGGCGATACACCTCACCTCGATAAATTGATTGGTCCAGTCAAAGTTTTGCTGGATGCCTATCAGGAAGGCGAGCTCGACGCGGTCTACTTGTGCTACACCAAATTCATTAACACGATGAAGCAAGAACCAGTGTTAGAGCAGTTATTGCCTCTGACATCGGACAAGCTCGAAGCGGATAAGTCTTCCCATGCATGGGATTACTTGTACGAACCTGATGCGGCAACCGTGATCGATGAATTGTTGGTGCGTTATGTTGAAGCTTTGATTTATCAAGCGGTTGCAGAAAACATGGCGTCTGAACAATCGGCACGTATGGTGGCGATGAAAGCAGCAAGTGATAACGCGGGTAATGTGATTGCCGAGCTTAAACTGGTTTATAACAAAACCCGTCAAGCTGCAATTACAAAAGAGCTCTCCGAAATCGTCGCCGGCGCGGCAGCGGTTTAA
- the atpD gene encoding F0F1 ATP synthase subunit beta, whose protein sequence is MANGKIVQCIGAVVDVEFPRDAMPKVYDALKMEGSDLTLEVQQQLGDGIVRTIALGTSDGLRRGMMISNTGKPIMVPTGKATLGRIMDVLGNPIDECGPVSRESQASIHRKAPAYDELSPSQELLETGIKVIDLVCPFAKGGKVGLFGGAGVGKTVNMMELINNIAKAHSGLSVFAGVGERTREGNDFYHEMADANVVNLEKPEDSKVAMVYGQMNEPPGNRLRVALTGLTIAEGFRDEGKDVLFFVDNIYRYTLAGTEVSALLGRMPSAVGYQPTLAEEMGRLQERITSTKTGSITSIQAVYVPADDLTDPSPATTFAHLDSTVVLSRDIASLGIYPAVDPLDSTSRQLDPQVVGQEHYETARAVQGTLQRYKELRDIIAILGMDELAPEDKLIVARARKMQRFLSQPFHVAEVFTGSPGKYVSLKDTIKGFKMIASGELDHLPEQAFYMVGTIDEAIEKAKKMAA, encoded by the coding sequence ATGGCTAATGGCAAAATCGTTCAGTGTATCGGCGCTGTTGTGGACGTTGAATTTCCACGCGACGCGATGCCTAAGGTTTACGATGCCTTGAAAATGGAAGGCTCCGATCTGACATTGGAAGTCCAACAGCAATTGGGTGACGGTATCGTCCGTACGATTGCTTTGGGTACATCTGATGGTTTGCGTCGCGGCATGATGATTAGCAACACAGGTAAACCAATTATGGTTCCAACCGGCAAAGCAACATTGGGCCGTATTATGGACGTATTGGGTAACCCAATTGATGAATGTGGTCCGGTTAGCCGTGAATCACAAGCATCTATCCACCGTAAAGCACCTGCTTACGACGAACTCTCTCCATCGCAAGAATTGTTGGAAACCGGTATCAAAGTTATTGACTTGGTTTGCCCATTTGCGAAGGGTGGTAAAGTCGGTTTGTTCGGTGGTGCGGGTGTTGGTAAGACCGTTAACATGATGGAGTTGATCAACAACATCGCTAAAGCACACAGTGGTTTGTCCGTGTTTGCTGGTGTTGGTGAACGTACTCGTGAAGGTAATGACTTCTACCACGAAATGGCTGACGCTAACGTTGTTAACTTGGAAAAGCCTGAAGATTCCAAAGTAGCGATGGTGTACGGTCAGATGAATGAACCACCAGGTAACCGTTTGCGCGTTGCTTTGACTGGTTTGACGATTGCGGAAGGTTTCCGTGACGAAGGTAAAGACGTTTTGTTCTTCGTCGATAACATCTATCGTTACACATTGGCTGGTACTGAAGTTTCCGCTTTGTTGGGCCGTATGCCTTCCGCGGTGGGTTACCAACCTACATTGGCTGAAGAAATGGGCCGTTTGCAAGAACGTATTACTTCCACTAAGACTGGTTCTATTACTTCTATTCAAGCAGTTTACGTTCCAGCGGATGACTTGACAGATCCATCCCCAGCGACAACGTTTGCTCACTTGGATTCCACCGTTGTTTTGTCTCGTGACATCGCATCTTTGGGTATTTACCCAGCGGTTGATCCATTGGATTCCACATCCCGTCAGTTGGACCCACAAGTTGTTGGTCAAGAGCACTATGAAACAGCACGCGCTGTTCAAGGTACTTTGCAACGCTATAAAGAATTGCGTGACATTATCGCGATTTTGGGTATGGACGAATTGGCTCCTGAAGATAAGTTGATCGTTGCTCGTGCACGTAAGATGCAACGTTTCTTGTCTCAGCCTTTCCACGTTGCTGAGGTGTTTACTGGTTCCCCAGGTAAATACGTTTCACTGAAAGATACAATCAAAGGCTTCAAGATGATTGCATCCGGTGAACTCGATCACTTGCCAGAACAAGCGTTCTACATGGTAGGTACAATCGACGAAGCGATCGAAAAAGCGAAGAAAATGGCAGCTTAA